Proteins from a genomic interval of Streptococcus oralis:
- the dltB gene encoding D-alanyl-lipoteichoic acid biosynthesis protein DltB: MMELYKQLPHLEPYGDLQYFLYVIAATLPIFIGLFFKKRFALYEVLVSLFFIVTMLVGGKTNQISALILYVIWQVLLVSFYKRYRKQRDSKWIFYLVSFLSLLPIVFVKVSPAIHGPQSLFGFLGISYLTFRAVGVIVELRDGVIKDLTIWQFLRFLLFMPTFSSGPIDRFKRFNENYETIPERDELMDMLEEAVKYIMLGFLYKFILAHVLGEILLPPLKNLALQTGGFFNHYALAVMYTFGLDLFFDFAGYSMFALAISNLMGIHSPINFNKPFLSRDLKEFWNRWHMSLSFWFRDFVFMRMVMVLTRKKVFKNRNVTSSVAYILNMLIMGFWHGVTWYYIAYGLFHGIGLVINDAWVRKKKALNKERKKAGKGSLPENRWIQLLGMVVTFHVVMVSFLIFSGFLNDLWFKK, encoded by the coding sequence ATGATGGAGCTTTATAAACAGCTACCTCATTTGGAACCTTATGGTGATCTTCAGTACTTTTTATACGTAATTGCTGCGACTTTACCTATCTTTATTGGTCTTTTTTTCAAGAAACGTTTTGCCTTGTACGAGGTGCTCGTTAGTCTCTTCTTTATCGTCACCATGTTGGTAGGTGGAAAGACGAATCAAATAAGCGCTCTTATCCTTTATGTTATCTGGCAAGTACTTCTTGTATCTTTTTACAAAAGGTATAGGAAACAACGGGATAGTAAATGGATATTTTACCTAGTTAGCTTTTTATCTCTATTGCCTATCGTCTTTGTGAAAGTATCTCCTGCTATTCATGGACCTCAATCTTTGTTTGGATTTTTAGGGATTTCTTACCTAACCTTTCGTGCTGTTGGGGTTATCGTTGAGTTAAGAGACGGTGTCATTAAGGATTTAACGATTTGGCAATTCTTACGTTTTCTTCTCTTTATGCCGACTTTCTCAAGTGGTCCCATTGATCGTTTTAAACGCTTCAATGAAAATTATGAGACCATTCCTGAGCGGGATGAGTTGATGGACATGCTAGAAGAGGCTGTCAAGTATATCATGCTTGGCTTCCTTTACAAGTTTATCTTGGCCCATGTTTTAGGAGAGATATTACTGCCTCCGCTGAAAAATTTGGCCTTACAGACAGGTGGCTTCTTTAATCATTATGCTCTGGCGGTGATGTATACTTTTGGTCTAGACTTATTCTTTGACTTTGCGGGCTACTCTATGTTTGCCTTAGCCATTTCAAACTTGATGGGTATTCATAGTCCTATCAACTTTAACAAGCCCTTTTTGTCAAGGGATTTAAAAGAGTTTTGGAATCGCTGGCACATGAGTCTGTCTTTCTGGTTCCGTGACTTTGTCTTTATGCGGATGGTCATGGTGTTGACCAGAAAGAAGGTCTTTAAAAATCGCAATGTCACTTCAAGTGTAGCCTACATTCTCAATATGCTGATTATGGGATTTTGGCATGGTGTGACCTGGTACTACATCGCCTATGGACTTTTCCATGGGATTGGGCTAGTCATCAATGATGCATGGGTTCGTAAGAAAAAAGCGCTCAATAAAGAACGGAAAAAAGCTGGAAAGGGTTCCTTACCTGAGAATCGCTGGATTCAGTTGCTTGGCATGGTTGTCACCTTCCATGTCGTGATGGTTTCATTCTTAATCTTTTCTGGATTTTTGAATGATTTATGGTTTAAAAAATAA
- a CDS encoding teichoic acid D-Ala incorporation-associated protein DltX produces MKKQRNLHVFLGRTALYFVILLGLLYFFSYLGQGQGGFIYNEF; encoded by the coding sequence ATGAAAAAACAACGAAACCTACATGTATTTTTAGGCCGGACGGCCCTATATTTTGTAATCTTACTTGGCTTGCTTTATTTTTTTAGTTACCTTGGGCAGGGACAAGGTGGCTTTATTTATAATGAGTTCTAG
- the dltC gene encoding D-alanine--poly(phosphoribitol) ligase subunit DltC, which translates to MDIKSEVIEIIDELFMEDVSDMMDEDLFDAGVLDSMGTVELIVEIENRFDIRVPVTEFGRDDWNTANKIVAGITELKNA; encoded by the coding sequence ATGGATATCAAATCAGAAGTTATTGAAATTATTGATGAGTTGTTTATGGAAGATGTTTCTGACATGATGGATGAAGATCTTTTTGATGCTGGTGTCTTGGATAGCATGGGAACGGTTGAATTGATCGTTGAGATTGAAAACCGTTTTGACATTCGTGTTCCAGTGACGGAGTTCGGTCGTGATGACTGGAATACGGCTAATAAAATCGTAGCAGGTATCACGGAGTTGAAGAATGCTTAA
- the dltA gene encoding D-alanine--poly(phosphoribitol) ligase subunit DltA: protein MSNKPIKDMIETIEHFAQTQPTYPVYNVLGQEHTYGDLKADSDSLAAAIDRLDLPEKSPVVVFGGQEYEMLATFVALTKSGHAYIPIDSHSALERVSAIVEVAEPSLIIAISDFPLEQVSTPMMTLAQVQEAFSQGTSYEITHPVKGDDNYYIIFTSGTTGKPKGVQISHDNLLSFTNWMITDKEFATPSRPQMLAQPPYSFDLSVMYWAPTLALGGTLFALPSAITQDFKKLFATIFSLPIAIWTSTPSFADMAMLSEDFNSEKMPGITHFYFDGEELTVKTAQKLRERFPNARIINAYGPTEATVALSAVAVTDEMLATLKRLPIGYTKADSPTFIIDEEGKKVPNGEQGEIIVSGPAVSKGYMNNPEKTAEAFFEFEGLPAYHTGDVGTMTDEGLLLYGGRMDFQIKFNGYRIELEDVSQNLNKSRYIESAVAVPRYNKDHKVQNLLAYVILKDGVREQFERDIDITKAIKEDLADIMMSYMMPSKFLYRDSLPLTPNGKIDIKGLINEVNSR, encoded by the coding sequence GTGTCTAATAAACCGATAAAAGATATGATTGAAACGATTGAGCACTTTGCTCAAACACAGCCAACATATCCTGTCTACAATGTTTTAGGTCAAGAGCATACTTATGGCGATCTGAAGGCTGATTCAGATAGTTTAGCAGCAGCTATCGATCGACTTGACTTGCCTGAGAAATCTCCAGTCGTCGTTTTTGGTGGTCAGGAATATGAGATGTTGGCTACCTTTGTAGCGCTGACTAAGTCGGGTCATGCCTACATTCCAATTGACAGCCATTCAGCCTTGGAACGAGTTTCTGCTATCGTAGAAGTTGCAGAGCCAAGTTTGATTATTGCCATCTCAGATTTTCCATTGGAGCAAGTCTCTACGCCAATGATGACTCTAGCTCAGGTTCAAGAAGCCTTTTCTCAAGGGACTAGCTATGAAATCACGCATCCAGTCAAGGGTGATGATAACTACTACATTATCTTTACTTCTGGTACGACTGGTAAGCCAAAGGGGGTGCAGATTTCCCATGACAATCTCCTCAGCTTTACCAACTGGATGATTACAGATAAGGAATTTGCGACGCCAAGTCGTCCACAAATGCTGGCTCAGCCCCCTTATTCTTTTGACCTATCTGTCATGTACTGGGCACCGACCTTGGCACTTGGTGGCACGCTTTTCGCTCTTCCTTCAGCCATTACTCAGGACTTCAAAAAACTCTTTGCGACGATCTTTTCCTTGCCAATCGCTATCTGGACCTCAACACCGTCCTTTGCAGATATGGCCATGTTATCAGAAGACTTTAACAGTGAGAAAATGCCAGGAATCACGCATTTCTACTTTGATGGTGAAGAATTGACGGTCAAAACAGCTCAAAAACTGCGCGAGCGATTCCCAAATGCTCGTATTATCAATGCCTACGGTCCAACAGAAGCGACAGTAGCTTTGTCAGCAGTTGCCGTCACTGATGAGATGTTGGCGACTCTCAAACGCCTGCCAATCGGCTATACCAAGGCGGATTCTCCAACCTTTATCATTGACGAGGAAGGGAAGAAAGTTCCAAATGGTGAACAGGGAGAAATCATCGTTTCTGGGCCAGCTGTTTCAAAAGGCTATATGAATAATCCTGAAAAAACGGCAGAAGCTTTCTTTGAATTCGAAGGTCTTCCAGCCTACCACACAGGGGATGTAGGAACCATGACAGATGAGGGCTTGCTTCTCTATGGTGGACGCATGGATTTCCAGATTAAGTTTAATGGTTATCGCATTGAACTTGAAGATGTCTCTCAAAACCTCAACAAGTCTCGCTATATCGAGTCGGCTGTTGCTGTCCCACGTTATAACAAGGACCACAAGGTACAAAATCTACTGGCCTATGTCATCCTAAAGGACGGCGTTCGTGAACAGTTTGAACGTGATATCGATATTACCAAGGCTATCAAAGAAGACCTAGCAGATATCATGATGTCTTATATGATGCCGTCTAAGTTTCTCTATCGAGATAGTTTGCCGCTAACGCCTAATGGTAAAATTGATATCAAGGGCTTGATTAACGAGGTAAACAGTAGATGA